The following proteins come from a genomic window of Macaca fascicularis isolate 582-1 chromosome 8, T2T-MFA8v1.1:
- the C8H8orf90 gene encoding uncharacterized protein C8orf90 homolog gives MQGPASPHHRVALAITSSAFRAHLAAPSRLATSLRARPPRLSPARAAPDPAGRSLSPPPAGPAAPPEPAFPDIYGGDAQLWEAHFRGIGRAYRALGKQDDFAIRVLTEDFTLPFPFAWPPGPDPACGPLFYDPRDRADFDFLLRGPGASPPVLLRPLHATAQAAMRKRRLERLALSYARARGPGPASSCCCPAPPPPSRSPRPALPATAPSGWPRPRRCPENEQNK, from the coding sequence ATGCAGGGCCCGGCCTCGCCTCATCACCGGGTGGCCCTGGCCATCACCAGCTCTGCCTTTCGAGCTCATTTGGCGGCTCCTTCCAGGCTGGCCACCTCTCTTCGCGCCCGGCCTCCTCGCCTCTCGCCTGCGCGGGCCGCTCCCGACCCTGCCGGGCGTTCACTGTCCCCTCCGCCCGCAGGTCCCGCGGCGCCCCCGGAGCCCGCCTTCCCGGACATCTACGGCGGGGACGCGCAGCTCTGGGAGGCGCATTTCCGCGGCATCGGGCGCGCCTACCGCGCGCTGGGCAAGCAGGACGACTTCGCCATCCGCGTGCTCACCGAGGACTTCACGCTGCCCTTCCCGTTCGCCTGGCCGCCCGGGCCCGACCCCGCCTGCGGGCCGCTCTTCTACGACCCCCGCGACCGCGCAGACTTCGACTTCCTGCTGCGCGGCCCGGGCGCTTCGCCCCCCGTGCTGCTGCGGCCCCTGCACGCCACCGCCCAGGCAGCGATGCGCAAGCGGCGCCTGGAGCGGCTGGCCCTGAGCTACGCCCGCGCGCGGGGCCCGGGCCCAGCCTCGTCCTGCTGCTGCCCGGCCCCGCCGCCGCCTTCCCGGAGCCCGAGGCCAGCGCTTCCGGCGACCGCACCCTCAGGCTGGCCCAGGCCCCGCCGCTGCCCTGAGAAcgaacagaataaataa